In the genome of Pseudarthrobacter sp. IC2-21, one region contains:
- a CDS encoding response regulator, translated as MSDIRVLVVEDEPVASAAHAAYVGRIPGFSLAGTAPDGQSALRLLTELAAAGQPVELVLLDMNLPDLHGLDIARRMRAAGILADIIAITAVREVAIVRSAVAIGVVQYLIKPFTYATFADKLGSYRLFRQQLASPAAGAGRAGASQSDVDQAFASLRAPSELPLPKGLSGSTLDSVKEYLKQQPSAVSATEVMAALGMSRVTARRYLEYLADAGAATRAPRYGTPGRPENEYGWNRS; from the coding sequence GTGAGTGATATCCGCGTCCTCGTGGTTGAGGACGAACCGGTGGCGTCTGCCGCCCATGCGGCCTATGTGGGCCGGATCCCGGGTTTCTCGCTGGCCGGCACCGCACCGGACGGACAGTCCGCGCTCCGGCTCCTCACGGAACTCGCGGCCGCAGGCCAACCCGTGGAACTCGTCCTCCTGGACATGAACCTCCCGGACCTGCACGGCCTGGACATTGCGCGGCGAATGCGGGCCGCCGGCATCCTGGCGGACATTATTGCGATTACGGCGGTGCGCGAGGTGGCGATTGTCCGGAGCGCGGTTGCCATCGGGGTGGTCCAGTACCTGATCAAGCCCTTCACCTACGCCACGTTTGCGGACAAGCTGGGCAGCTACCGGCTCTTCCGGCAGCAACTGGCTTCGCCGGCGGCAGGGGCGGGCAGGGCGGGGGCGTCCCAAAGCGATGTGGATCAGGCGTTCGCAAGCCTCCGGGCGCCGTCGGAACTGCCGTTGCCGAAAGGCCTCTCCGGCTCCACCCTCGACTCCGTTAAGGAGTACCTGAAGCAGCAGCCGAGCGCTGTTTCGGCCACGGAGGTGATGGCGGCGCTAGGGATGTCGCGGGTGACCGCCCGCCGCTACCTCGAATACCTTGCCGACGCCGGCGCGGCCACCCGGGCCCCCCGCTACGGCACCCCGGGGCGCCCGGAGAACGAATACGGCTGGAACCGGTCCTAG
- a CDS encoding propionyl-CoA synthetase has protein sequence MAGRNYQETYSRSLEKRDDFWLEASRAVSWTKEPAVALDDSAAPLYRWFPDGVLNTSYNALDRHVEAGRGDQDALIYDSAMLGIKRSFTYAELTALVARFAGVLRSQGVGKGDRVVIYMPMIPEAAIAMLATARLGAVHSVVFGGFAPKELAARIDDAKPSVIVTATGGMEPSRRVEYLPAVAEALALSTAGPLPVIVKGREGFAAALSDFPGWLDWDQAMEDAVPAAPVDVAATDPLYILYTSGTTGAPKGVVRDNGGHAVALSWTMANIYDIGPGEVMWTASDAGWVVGHSYIVYGPLLAGATTVLYEGKPVGTPDAGAFWRVIEDHKVNVLFTAPTALRAIRKADPHAAELARYDISSLRTLFAAGERLDTETYRWAGEVLGVPVVDHWWQTETGWAICANPRGLEDLPFKPGSPTVPMPGYALSIVDSSGEPVEPGEEGNIVLGLPLPPGTLTTLWQNDDRYVSSYLAAFEGTYVTGDSGYRDADGYVFVMGRTDDIINVAGHRLSTGAIEQVISSHPAVAECAVIGVADPLKGQRASAYVVLKAGAETDEAELARELVALVRKNIGPVADFKHATVVHALPKTRSGKILRKTMRQIADGDPYVVPSTIEDPEVIGQLVGVLRPDGAA, from the coding sequence ATGGCCGGTAGGAATTATCAGGAAACGTATTCGCGGAGCCTGGAAAAGCGCGACGACTTCTGGCTTGAGGCTTCCCGGGCGGTGTCGTGGACCAAGGAACCCGCTGTGGCGTTGGATGACTCGGCGGCGCCCCTGTACCGCTGGTTTCCCGACGGCGTGCTTAACACCTCCTACAACGCCCTGGACCGGCATGTCGAGGCAGGCCGCGGAGACCAGGACGCCCTCATCTATGACTCGGCGATGCTGGGAATCAAACGCAGCTTCACCTACGCCGAACTGACTGCACTGGTGGCACGGTTTGCCGGGGTGTTGCGCTCGCAGGGCGTGGGCAAGGGAGACCGGGTGGTCATCTACATGCCCATGATCCCGGAAGCGGCCATTGCCATGCTGGCGACCGCCCGGCTGGGGGCGGTGCATTCTGTGGTGTTCGGCGGTTTCGCGCCCAAAGAGCTGGCGGCGCGGATCGATGACGCCAAGCCCTCTGTCATCGTCACCGCCACGGGCGGCATGGAGCCCAGCCGGCGGGTGGAGTATCTGCCTGCCGTCGCCGAAGCCCTCGCCCTGAGCACCGCCGGCCCGCTGCCGGTCATCGTCAAGGGCCGGGAAGGATTCGCAGCCGCGCTCTCAGACTTCCCGGGGTGGCTGGACTGGGACCAGGCCATGGAAGATGCCGTTCCGGCGGCGCCCGTGGACGTGGCCGCCACGGATCCGCTCTACATTCTGTACACCTCCGGCACCACGGGCGCACCCAAGGGCGTCGTGCGGGACAACGGCGGCCACGCCGTCGCCCTTTCCTGGACCATGGCCAACATCTACGACATCGGGCCCGGCGAGGTGATGTGGACGGCGTCGGATGCCGGCTGGGTGGTGGGCCACTCCTACATCGTCTACGGACCGCTCCTGGCAGGTGCCACCACGGTCCTGTACGAGGGCAAGCCGGTGGGCACCCCCGACGCCGGGGCGTTCTGGCGCGTCATCGAGGACCACAAGGTCAATGTACTGTTCACGGCGCCGACCGCCCTCCGGGCGATCCGCAAGGCCGATCCCCACGCCGCGGAGCTGGCCCGTTACGACATCTCCAGCCTCCGCACGCTGTTTGCAGCCGGAGAACGTCTCGATACCGAAACCTACCGCTGGGCCGGCGAGGTCCTGGGCGTCCCCGTGGTGGACCACTGGTGGCAGACCGAAACCGGCTGGGCCATTTGCGCCAATCCGCGCGGCCTGGAGGACCTTCCCTTCAAACCCGGCTCACCCACCGTCCCCATGCCCGGCTATGCCCTCAGCATCGTGGACAGCTCCGGCGAGCCCGTGGAGCCGGGGGAGGAGGGGAATATTGTCCTGGGTCTGCCGCTGCCCCCCGGCACCCTGACCACACTCTGGCAAAACGATGACCGCTACGTGTCCTCCTATCTTGCGGCCTTCGAGGGCACCTACGTGACGGGCGACAGCGGATACCGGGACGCCGACGGCTATGTCTTTGTGATGGGCCGCACCGATGACATCATCAACGTGGCCGGTCACCGGCTGTCCACCGGCGCCATTGAGCAGGTCATTTCCAGCCACCCGGCGGTGGCGGAGTGTGCCGTGATCGGGGTGGCGGATCCACTCAAGGGGCAGCGCGCCTCCGCGTATGTGGTCCTCAAAGCCGGGGCGGAAACCGACGAAGCCGAACTGGCCCGCGAGCTGGTTGCCCTGGTGCGGAAGAACATAGGGCCTGTGGCCGATTTTAAGCACGCCACCGTGGTTCATGCCCTGCCCAAGACCCGGTCGGGCAAGATCCTCCGCAAGACCATGCGGCAAATTGCCGACGGCGACCCGTACGTTGTGCCCTCCACGATTGAGGACCCGGAAGTCATCGGACAGCTGGTGGGGGTGCTGCGGCCGGACGGGGCAGCCTAG
- the prpB gene encoding methylisocitrate lyase produces the protein MLYSKTTPEQKRVALREMLASGTIVQFPGAFSPLSARLIEEKGFAGVYISGAVLANDLGLPDIGLTTLTEVATRAGQIARMTDLPCLVDADTGFGEPMNVARSIQELENAGLAGCHIEDQFNPKRCGHLDGKNVVDLDTATKRIRAAADARRDPNFLIMARTDIRAVEGIEAAQERARALVDAGADAIFPEAMKDLSEFQAIRDAVDVPVLANMTEFGKSDLFTVDQLQSVGVNMVIYPVTLLRIAMGAAERTLESIKATGSQEAQVENMLTRARLYDLVDYEAYNRFDTGVFNFQIPGVR, from the coding sequence ATGCTGTACTCCAAAACAACACCGGAGCAGAAGCGCGTCGCACTGCGCGAGATGCTCGCCTCCGGCACCATCGTGCAGTTCCCCGGCGCATTCAGTCCCCTCTCGGCACGGCTGATCGAGGAAAAGGGCTTCGCCGGCGTCTACATCTCCGGTGCAGTGCTGGCCAACGACCTTGGCCTGCCGGACATCGGCCTGACCACCCTGACGGAGGTTGCCACCCGGGCAGGGCAGATCGCCCGCATGACTGATCTGCCCTGCCTGGTGGACGCGGACACCGGGTTCGGCGAGCCCATGAACGTGGCCCGCAGCATCCAGGAACTCGAAAACGCCGGCCTGGCCGGCTGCCACATCGAGGACCAGTTCAACCCGAAGCGTTGCGGCCACCTGGACGGCAAGAACGTGGTGGACCTGGACACGGCCACCAAGCGGATCCGGGCGGCGGCGGACGCGCGCCGGGACCCGAATTTCCTCATTATGGCCCGGACCGACATCCGGGCGGTCGAAGGGATCGAAGCCGCCCAGGAGCGGGCCCGCGCCCTGGTGGACGCCGGCGCCGACGCCATATTCCCGGAGGCCATGAAGGACCTGTCCGAGTTCCAGGCCATCCGTGATGCCGTGGACGTACCCGTCCTGGCCAACATGACCGAGTTCGGCAAGAGCGATCTGTTCACTGTGGACCAGCTGCAGTCGGTGGGCGTGAACATGGTGATCTACCCGGTCACGCTCCTGCGCATTGCCATGGGCGCTGCAGAGCGTACGCTGGAATCGATTAAGGCAACAGGATCCCAGGAAGCACAGGTGGAGAACATGCTCACCCGTGCGCGTCTCTATGACCTCGTTGACTACGAGGCCTACAACCGATTCGATACCGGCGTTTTCAACTTCCAGATTCCCGGCGTCCGCTAG
- a CDS encoding 8-oxo-dGTP diphosphatase, translating to MTYTAVTLCFLTREVAGTPQVLLGTKKTGFGMGKIVGLGGHVEPGETDEEAACREVQEEAGVVVLETDLRDAGVVVFDFPARPEWNMSTRLFVAERWDGEPTESVEIAPEWFDVGSLPVERMWQDAAHWLPMALDGFLLRLTVVLNDDNETVREVLDYSTR from the coding sequence ATGACGTACACCGCTGTCACGCTGTGCTTTCTTACCCGGGAGGTCGCCGGAACACCCCAGGTCCTGCTGGGGACCAAGAAGACCGGCTTTGGCATGGGCAAGATCGTTGGGCTGGGCGGCCACGTGGAGCCGGGGGAGACCGATGAGGAGGCAGCCTGCCGCGAGGTGCAGGAGGAAGCCGGCGTCGTGGTCCTGGAGACGGATCTCCGCGACGCCGGTGTGGTGGTTTTCGATTTCCCGGCCCGGCCGGAGTGGAACATGAGCACACGCTTGTTCGTGGCCGAGCGCTGGGACGGTGAGCCGACGGAAAGCGTCGAGATCGCGCCGGAGTGGTTCGACGTCGGGTCCTTGCCGGTTGAACGGATGTGGCAGGACGCGGCCCACTGGCTACCCATGGCGCTGGACGGGTTCCTGCTGCGCCTGACGGTGGTCCTGAACGATGACAATGAGACCGTCCGCGAAGTGCTGGACTACTCCACCCGCTGA
- a CDS encoding CTP synthase has product MIGSNSVVQRSNSRVNSRFPGSSKTTKHIFVTGGVASSLGKGLTASSLGHLLRARGLSVTMQKLDPYLNVDPGTMNPFQHGEVFVTDDGAETDLDIGHYERFLDENLEGSANVTTGQVYSTVIAKERRGEYLGDTVQVIPHITDEIKRRMRLPAEGKNAPDVIITEIGGTVGDIESQPFLESARQVRQDVGRGNVFFVHVSLVPYIGPSQELKTKPTQHSVAALRSIGIQPEAIVIRSDREIPEAMRAKIGRMCDVDLEAVIGCPDAPSIYDIPKTLHTQGLDSYIVRALDLPFKDVDWTSWDKLLEAVHNPKRHVEIALVGKYIDLPDAYLSVTEALRAGGFANDTKVKIRWVPSDECETHEGAVASLDGVDAICVPGGFGIRGLEGKLGALKYARESKLPVLGLCLGLQCMVIEYARNVVGLEGASSSEFEPDSKYPVIATMEEQLDIVEGKGDLGGTMRLGLYEAKLDEGSVIAETYGKTTVSERHRHRYEVNNKYREQIAAEGLVFSGTSPDGKLVEYVELPREVHPYYVATQAHPELSSRPTRPHPLFIGLIKAALDHQNAQNQDTEQAPAAEPAHTVAAQ; this is encoded by the coding sequence ATGATAGGCTCGAATTCCGTGGTGCAGCGATCAAATTCCCGTGTAAATTCCCGGTTCCCGGGCTCGTCCAAGACGACCAAACACATCTTCGTAACCGGTGGTGTGGCGTCCTCGCTCGGTAAGGGACTGACGGCTTCGAGCCTCGGTCACCTCCTGCGGGCACGCGGCTTGTCTGTAACTATGCAGAAGCTCGATCCCTATCTGAACGTGGATCCGGGCACGATGAACCCTTTCCAGCACGGTGAAGTCTTCGTCACGGACGACGGCGCCGAAACCGACCTGGACATTGGCCACTACGAGCGGTTCCTGGACGAAAACCTGGAAGGGTCCGCCAACGTCACCACCGGGCAGGTGTACTCCACCGTCATCGCCAAGGAACGCCGCGGCGAGTACCTCGGTGACACCGTCCAGGTCATTCCGCACATTACCGATGAGATCAAGCGCCGCATGCGCCTGCCTGCAGAGGGCAAGAACGCGCCGGACGTGATCATCACCGAAATCGGCGGCACCGTGGGCGACATCGAGTCGCAGCCGTTCCTCGAGTCCGCCCGCCAGGTCCGCCAGGACGTCGGCCGCGGCAATGTCTTCTTCGTCCACGTCTCCCTGGTTCCCTACATCGGGCCGTCGCAGGAACTGAAGACCAAGCCCACTCAGCACTCCGTGGCCGCCCTGCGTTCCATCGGTATCCAGCCCGAAGCAATCGTGATCCGTTCGGACCGCGAGATTCCCGAGGCGATGCGGGCCAAGATCGGCCGCATGTGCGATGTTGACCTTGAGGCCGTCATCGGCTGCCCCGATGCCCCCAGCATCTACGACATCCCCAAGACCCTGCACACCCAGGGCCTGGACTCCTACATCGTCCGCGCCCTGGACCTGCCCTTCAAGGACGTTGACTGGACCAGCTGGGACAAGCTGCTCGAAGCCGTCCACAACCCCAAGCGCCACGTCGAGATCGCCCTGGTGGGCAAGTACATCGACCTCCCGGACGCCTACCTGTCCGTGACCGAAGCCCTCCGGGCGGGCGGCTTCGCCAATGACACCAAGGTCAAGATCCGCTGGGTGCCCTCGGACGAATGCGAAACCCACGAGGGCGCAGTGGCGTCCCTCGACGGCGTGGATGCCATCTGCGTACCCGGCGGCTTCGGAATCCGCGGGCTCGAAGGAAAGCTGGGCGCCCTCAAATACGCCCGCGAATCCAAGCTGCCCGTCCTGGGCCTCTGCCTCGGCCTGCAGTGCATGGTGATCGAATACGCACGCAACGTGGTGGGCCTTGAGGGCGCATCCTCCAGCGAATTCGAACCCGACTCCAAATACCCCGTCATCGCCACCATGGAAGAACAGCTGGACATCGTGGAAGGCAAGGGCGATCTTGGCGGCACCATGCGCCTTGGCCTGTACGAGGCCAAGCTCGATGAAGGCTCCGTCATCGCGGAAACCTACGGCAAGACCACAGTCAGCGAACGCCACCGGCACCGCTATGAGGTCAACAACAAGTACCGCGAGCAAATTGCCGCCGAGGGGCTGGTCTTCTCCGGCACGTCACCGGACGGCAAGCTCGTGGAATATGTTGAGCTGCCCCGCGAGGTCCACCCGTACTACGTGGCAACCCAGGCCCACCCGGAGCTGAGCTCGCGCCCCACCAGGCCCCACCCGCTCTTCATTGGCCTGATCAAAGCCGCGCTGGACCACCAGAACGCGCAGAACCAGGACACTGAGCAGGCACCGGCAGCCGAGCCGGCACATACGGTTGCCGCACAATAG
- the xerD gene encoding site-specific tyrosine recombinase XerD: MTAVPSAVEAAAPESAAPAAPPQSPIDRAVRAYLQHMGVERGLAANTLSAYRRDLARYSRYLAAQGCLAPDQITRHHVTGFVLALNDGSDGGTALGIRSAARTIVAVRGLHKFWALEGLTTTDPASDVHPPMPGKRLPKAISVDEVTRILEAAGTDTATGLRDRALLEFLYSTGARISEAVGLDVDDISLQEAEEGPAVVRLFGKGSKERLVPLGSYGARAVAAYLVRGRPLLAAKGKGTPALFLNARGGRLSRQSAWTILKAAADRANITKDVSPHTLRHSFATHLLEGGADVRVVQELLGHASVTTTQVYTLVTADTLREIYAAAHPRALG; this comes from the coding sequence ATGACGGCCGTCCCTTCAGCAGTGGAGGCCGCAGCCCCCGAAAGCGCGGCCCCGGCCGCCCCTCCCCAGAGCCCAATCGACCGCGCCGTGCGGGCCTATCTCCAGCACATGGGCGTCGAACGGGGCCTGGCAGCGAACACGCTCTCCGCCTACCGTCGCGATCTGGCGCGGTACTCCCGATACCTGGCGGCACAGGGATGCCTGGCCCCGGACCAGATCACGCGCCACCATGTGACGGGTTTCGTGCTGGCCCTCAACGACGGTTCCGACGGCGGCACGGCCCTGGGCATCCGCTCCGCAGCCCGCACGATTGTGGCTGTCCGCGGCCTGCACAAGTTCTGGGCGCTCGAAGGCCTGACGACGACGGATCCCGCCAGCGACGTGCACCCGCCCATGCCGGGGAAAAGGCTGCCCAAGGCCATCAGCGTGGACGAAGTCACCCGCATCCTCGAAGCTGCCGGCACCGACACCGCCACCGGCCTTCGTGACCGCGCCCTGCTGGAGTTCCTCTACTCCACCGGGGCCAGGATCAGCGAGGCCGTGGGCCTGGACGTGGACGACATCTCCCTGCAGGAAGCGGAGGAAGGGCCGGCGGTGGTCCGGCTGTTCGGCAAGGGGTCCAAGGAACGGCTGGTGCCGCTCGGCTCCTACGGCGCCCGGGCCGTGGCCGCGTACCTGGTGCGGGGCCGCCCGCTACTGGCGGCGAAAGGCAAGGGCACCCCGGCGCTGTTCCTGAACGCCAGGGGCGGCAGGCTCAGCCGGCAGAGCGCCTGGACCATCCTGAAGGCGGCCGCGGATCGCGCCAACATCACCAAGGACGTTTCGCCGCACACGCTGCGGCATTCCTTTGCCACCCACCTGCTCGAGGGTGGGGCGGATGTCCGCGTGGTGCAGGAACTGCTGGGCCACGCCTCCGTCACCACCACGCAGGTCTACACCCTGGTGACTGCGGATACCCTCCGCGAAATCTATGCCGCCGCCCATCCGAGGGCGCTGGGCTGA
- a CDS encoding GntR family transcriptional regulator, producing MRASDKAYAALREDIIEWRLAPGTVLAEVEQSERLGVSRTPVREALSRLNAEGLTTAAGGRGVVVTDISLEDIDEMFELRATLEGKAAALAAERGERAVFAQLHADLLRAPELISQDDPARHEYYALVGRLDEAIDAAISNSYLAQAMRSLRVHLVRVRRLAADDAARLNAAAAEHAAIAEAIAAGNAKLAEAATTVHLHRSLSHVKATHSPNEEHHG from the coding sequence TTGCGAGCCAGCGACAAAGCCTATGCGGCACTGCGCGAGGACATTATCGAGTGGCGCCTCGCGCCGGGCACCGTCCTCGCCGAAGTGGAACAGTCCGAACGCCTCGGCGTGTCCCGCACCCCCGTCCGGGAGGCGCTCAGCAGGCTCAACGCGGAGGGGCTCACGACGGCGGCAGGCGGCCGCGGCGTCGTCGTCACCGATATCTCCCTGGAGGACATCGATGAGATGTTCGAGCTCCGCGCGACCCTCGAGGGCAAGGCCGCCGCACTGGCCGCCGAACGCGGCGAGCGAGCCGTGTTCGCACAGCTTCACGCCGATCTTCTGCGCGCCCCCGAACTCATCAGCCAGGATGATCCCGCCCGGCACGAATATTACGCCCTGGTGGGGCGCCTCGATGAGGCAATCGATGCCGCGATCTCCAATTCCTATCTCGCCCAGGCGATGCGCAGTCTTCGGGTCCACCTGGTCCGGGTCCGCCGGCTGGCAGCCGACGACGCCGCGCGCCTGAACGCAGCAGCGGCCGAACACGCCGCAATTGCCGAGGCCATCGCCGCCGGCAACGCCAAACTCGCCGAAGCCGCCACCACCGTGCATCTGCACCGCAGCCTTTCCCACGTTAAAGCAACCCACTCACCGAATGAGGAGCATCATGGTTAA
- a CDS encoding bifunctional 2-methylcitrate synthase/citrate synthase: MAAEDIKKGLAGVVVDYTAVSKVNPDTNSLLYRGYPVQELAAKCSFEEVAYLLWNGELPTPEELSAFSARERAGRALDPVLKQVIDALPTTAHPMDVCRTAASVLGARHELAEDSSPEANMAKAVDLFAAMPAVVAYDQRRRRGQDVVEPREELGYSANFLWMAFGEDPVDEVIEAFNVSMILYAEHSFNASTFTARVVTSTLADLHSAVTAAIGALKGPLHGGANEAVMHTFDEIGIRPEESLEDAAARAKAWMEDALAKKKKVMGFGHRVYKHGDSRVPTMKAALDKMIAHYGRPELLGLYNGLEQAMDEAKAIKPNLDYPAGPTYHLMGFDTPTFTPLFVASRITGWTAHIMEQAASNSLIRPLSEYNGPEERHVP; encoded by the coding sequence ATGGCTGCTGAAGATATTAAGAAGGGCCTGGCCGGCGTCGTGGTGGACTACACCGCGGTCTCCAAGGTCAACCCCGATACCAACTCGCTGTTGTACCGCGGCTACCCCGTCCAGGAGCTGGCCGCAAAGTGCAGTTTCGAGGAGGTGGCCTACCTGCTCTGGAACGGCGAGCTGCCCACCCCCGAGGAACTGTCCGCCTTCTCCGCCCGCGAGCGCGCCGGCCGCGCCCTGGATCCGGTGCTGAAGCAGGTTATTGATGCCCTGCCCACCACCGCGCACCCCATGGATGTGTGCCGGACGGCGGCCTCCGTCCTGGGCGCCAGGCATGAGCTCGCCGAGGATTCCTCGCCCGAGGCCAACATGGCCAAGGCCGTGGACCTGTTCGCCGCCATGCCCGCGGTGGTCGCTTACGATCAACGCCGCCGGCGCGGCCAGGACGTGGTGGAACCGCGGGAGGAGCTGGGCTACTCAGCGAACTTCCTGTGGATGGCCTTCGGCGAAGACCCCGTGGACGAGGTCATTGAGGCCTTCAACGTCTCGATGATCCTGTACGCCGAGCACTCGTTCAACGCTTCCACCTTCACCGCTCGGGTGGTCACCTCAACCCTTGCTGACCTTCATTCTGCGGTCACGGCTGCCATCGGCGCCCTCAAGGGGCCCTTGCACGGCGGCGCCAATGAAGCCGTGATGCACACCTTCGATGAGATCGGCATCCGGCCCGAGGAATCACTGGAGGACGCTGCCGCCCGGGCGAAGGCCTGGATGGAGGACGCACTGGCGAAGAAGAAGAAGGTCATGGGCTTCGGCCACCGCGTCTACAAGCATGGCGATTCCCGCGTTCCCACCATGAAGGCCGCACTGGACAAGATGATCGCCCACTACGGCCGGCCGGAGCTGCTGGGACTGTACAACGGGCTTGAGCAGGCCATGGACGAGGCCAAGGCCATCAAGCCGAACCTCGACTACCCGGCAGGTCCCACCTATCACCTGATGGGCTTCGACACCCCGACGTTCACCCCGCTGTTCGTGGCCAGCCGGATCACCGGCTGGACCGCGCACATCATGGAACAGGCTGCCTCAAACTCACTGATCCGGCCGCTGAGCGAATACAACGGGCCGGAAGAACGGCACGTACCGTAG
- a CDS encoding NUDIX hydrolase, whose product MPGTPETTPAAKQVSDAPSPRRLLSTEKVYEGRIWDVVSDSFQLSEAGEALTRDYIDHPGAVAVLPMNEAGEVLLIRQYRHPVGMDLWEIPAGLLDVEGEDFVVGAARELAEEADLAAATWNVLADFFNSPGSSSEAIRIYLARDLTDVPHHERHERTDEEAEIEYHWIALDDAVAGVLAGRLHNPSAVVGILAAAAARADGYAGLRPGDAPWPAHPSQR is encoded by the coding sequence ATGCCCGGTACACCTGAGACGACCCCGGCTGCAAAGCAGGTTTCGGATGCACCGAGCCCGCGCCGTCTTTTGTCCACGGAGAAGGTCTACGAAGGCCGGATCTGGGACGTTGTGAGCGACAGCTTCCAGCTAAGCGAGGCCGGCGAGGCGCTGACCCGTGACTACATTGACCATCCGGGCGCTGTGGCGGTCCTGCCGATGAACGAGGCAGGTGAGGTCCTGCTCATCCGGCAGTACCGCCACCCCGTCGGCATGGACCTCTGGGAAATCCCGGCCGGACTCCTGGACGTGGAAGGCGAGGATTTTGTGGTGGGCGCTGCCCGCGAGCTGGCCGAGGAAGCAGACCTCGCCGCCGCCACGTGGAATGTCCTGGCCGACTTTTTCAACTCACCGGGATCATCCAGCGAGGCCATCAGGATCTACCTCGCCCGCGATCTTACCGACGTGCCGCACCATGAGCGCCACGAGCGGACGGATGAGGAAGCCGAAATCGAGTACCACTGGATCGCCCTGGACGACGCCGTTGCGGGCGTCCTGGCGGGACGGCTGCACAACCCGTCCGCCGTCGTCGGAATCCTCGCCGCGGCCGCGGCGCGCGCCGACGGTTATGCCGGGCTGCGTCCCGGGGACGCGCCCTGGCCGGCGCACCCAAGCCAGCGCTGA
- a CDS encoding MmgE/PrpD family protein, with protein sequence MVKLNHVRVYKSEENLARKDQLAHKIAEVAADPVEVTPEVTEMVINRVIDNASVAIASLNRGPIVAARAQALTHAPTTNGKGSGVFGITDRVSTEWAAWANGVAVRELDYHDTFLAAEYSHPGDNIPPILAVAQHVGASGKDLIRGITTGYEIQVNLVKAICLHKHKIDHVAHLGPSAAAGIGTLLDLDVETIFQSVGQALHTTTATRQSRKGEISTWKAHAPAFAGKMAVEAVDRAMRGQTSPVPIYEGEDGVIAWMLDGPDASYEVPLPEAGEAKRAIMDTYTKEHSAEYQAQAWIDLARKLHKEHPEATDPANVKSVLIKTSHHTHYVIGSGANDPQKYSPTASRETLDHSIPYIFTVALQDGAWHHVDSYAPERAGRPDTVELWHKVTTEEDPEWTRRYHSLDIAEKAFGGSVEITLNNGTVITDEIAVADAHPLGARPFARQQYINKFRTLAAGLVTEEEIERFLAAAENLPNLGAGELDQLNITAAPGVINLSDAPAGLF encoded by the coding sequence ATGGTTAAGCTCAACCACGTCCGGGTCTACAAGAGCGAAGAGAACCTCGCCCGAAAAGACCAGCTGGCGCACAAGATCGCTGAGGTCGCCGCCGACCCCGTCGAGGTCACCCCCGAGGTCACCGAGATGGTCATCAACCGGGTCATCGACAACGCGTCCGTCGCCATCGCTTCCCTGAACCGCGGGCCCATCGTCGCCGCCCGTGCCCAGGCGCTGACCCACGCACCCACCACCAACGGCAAGGGGTCGGGTGTCTTCGGCATCACCGACAGGGTCTCCACCGAATGGGCGGCCTGGGCCAACGGCGTGGCCGTACGTGAGCTCGACTACCACGACACCTTCCTGGCGGCCGAATACTCGCACCCCGGCGACAATATCCCGCCGATCCTCGCCGTGGCGCAGCACGTGGGGGCCAGCGGCAAGGACCTGATCCGCGGCATCACCACCGGCTACGAAATCCAGGTCAACCTGGTCAAGGCCATCTGCCTGCACAAGCACAAGATCGACCATGTGGCCCACCTCGGTCCCTCCGCAGCTGCCGGCATCGGCACCCTCCTGGACCTTGATGTTGAAACCATCTTCCAGTCGGTCGGCCAGGCCCTCCACACCACCACTGCCACCCGCCAGTCGCGGAAGGGCGAAATTTCCACCTGGAAGGCGCACGCTCCCGCGTTCGCCGGCAAGATGGCCGTTGAAGCCGTGGACCGTGCCATGCGCGGCCAGACGTCCCCCGTCCCGATCTACGAAGGCGAAGACGGTGTCATTGCCTGGATGCTGGACGGCCCGGACGCCTCCTACGAGGTCCCGCTGCCCGAGGCCGGCGAGGCAAAACGGGCCATCATGGACACGTACACCAAGGAACACTCCGCCGAGTACCAGGCCCAGGCCTGGATCGACCTGGCCCGCAAACTGCACAAGGAGCACCCGGAGGCCACGGACCCCGCCAACGTGAAGTCGGTCCTCATCAAGACCAGCCACCATACGCACTACGTGATCGGTTCCGGCGCCAACGACCCCCAGAAGTACAGCCCCACGGCCAGCCGCGAAACCCTGGACCATTCCATCCCGTACATCTTCACGGTCGCCCTGCAGGACGGCGCGTGGCACCACGTTGACTCCTACGCCCCGGAACGTGCCGGCCGGCCGGACACCGTGGAGCTGTGGCACAAGGTCACCACCGAGGAAGACCCGGAATGGACCCGCCGCTACCACTCGCTGGACATCGCGGAGAAGGCCTTCGGCGGATCAGTGGAAATCACCCTCAACAACGGCACTGTCATCACTGATGAGATCGCCGTGGCCGACGCCCACCCGCTCGGCGCCAGGCCGTTCGCCCGCCAGCAGTACATCAACAAGTTCCGCACCCTGGCTGCCGGCCTCGTGACCGAGGAGGAAATCGAACGTTTCCTCGCCGCCGCCGAGAACCTGCCGAACCTGGGCGCCGGCGAACTGGACCAGTTGAACATCACTGCCGCCCCCGGCGTGATCAACCTCAGCGACGCCCCCGCCGGCCTCTTCTAG